DNA from Intestinimonas massiliensis (ex Afouda et al. 2020):
CAGGCGGCGGCGGAGCTGTTTCACGTGGGGGAGCCCGACAATGTGGTACTGACCTTCAACGCCACCCATGGGCTCAACATCGCCATTCAGTCCCTGGTCAAGCCGGGGGACACCGTGCTGATTTCCGGCTACGAGCACAACGCCGTCACGCGGCCTCTGGCCGCAATCCCAAACGTCAAGGTGAAGGTGGCCGCCTCGCCCCTGTTTCAGCCGGAGACCATCCTGTACCAGTTCCAGCGGCTGCTGACCCCGGAGGTCTCCGCAGTCGTATGCAACCATGTCTCCAACGTCTTTGGCTATGTGCTGCCGGTGGCTGAGATCTCCGCCCTGTGCGCCAGAAGGGGCGTACCTCTGATTCTGGATGCCTCCCAGTCCGCCGGCTGCCTACCGGTGCACCTGGATGAGCTGGGGGCGGCTTTCATCGCCATGCCCGGCCATAAGGGCCTTTACGGACCGCAGGGGACCGGGCTGCTGCTGTGCAATCACGAGACCGCCCCCATTCTGCGGGGCGGAACAGGTTCGGTGTCCATCCGGCAGGATATGCCGGATTTTCTGCCCGACCGGCTGGAGGCGGGGACCCAGAACATCGCCGGTGTGGCCGGACTGCTGGAGGGCCTGCGGTTCGTACGCAGCCAGGGGGAGGAGAAGATCCTGGATCACGAGCGCAGGCTGGCCGCCCGAGCGGCGGAGCAGCTCTCTGCTCTGCCGGGGGTTCGGGTCTATGCCGCCCGGGGCCTGTTCTGCCAGTCGGGCGTCCTCTCCTTCCAGATGGAAGGGATGGACTGCGAGGAGGTGGGGGAGACCCTGGGCGGCATGGGGATTGCCGTCCGGGCAGGACTCCACTGCGCCCCGCTGGCGCACCGCTCTGCCGGGACCCTCAAGGCGGGGACCGTGCGGGCCAGCTTCTCCGCCTTCAACCACGGCAAAGAGGCCGACCAGCTCGCGGCGGCTGTGGCGCGGCTTGGAAAATAGCAGTCCCATCGTCAGGCGCACGGCGCTCCGCCGTGCGCCTTCGCGCGTCCATTTTCTCCTGTTCTCTTCGGAATTTAAGGGAAAATTAATGGGGCGCCGTATTGCCATTTCCCACTGAATCAAGTATAATAATTCAAATGGAGGACAGCTTTTTGTGGCTGGCTCCAGGAACAGCTAAAGCGCCGTCCCGGCGCATTCGGTTTTTGTGGGAGACTTTGGAAATGGACACGTTCTTTGCAGCGGCGGGTCAACTGTTCGTGAACATCCGGAACCAGATCCAGATGATCACCATCAGCGATATCATCGACATCGCCATCATCGCCTATATCGCCTACCGGATGCTGCTGCTGGTGCGGCACAGCCGGGGCGCTCAGGTGGCCAAGGCAATCGTATTGCTGCTGGCCGCCCTTGTCCTGTCCAATGCTTTCCGGCTGAACGTCGTCAATTTCATTTTGAGCAAGACGGTGGAGCTGGGTCTGTTGGCCCTGGTGGTGGTATTCCAGCCGGAGATCCGCCGTTTTCTCGAGCAGGTGGGCAGTAGCCGGCTGGGGGACATGTTCAGCAAGGAGGAGATCCCCTCCGAGATTGAGGATGCCATTGGCCAGACCGTGGCGGCCTATACCGCTCTTTCCCGGGACAAGGTGGGCGCGCTCATGGTCTTTGAGCGTAAAACCCCTCTGGATGACATCATCAAGACCGGCACGGTGCTGGACTGCAGCGTCTCCTCAGAGCTGCTGAAAAACCTTTTCTGGAACAAAGCGCCGCTCCACGACGGAGCGGTAATCGTGCGCAACGGTCGTATCGTCGGCGCCGGCTGTGTGCTCCCCCTGTCCGGGAACACCAATTTGTCCAAGGACCTGGGAATGCGCCACCGGGCGGGGATCGGCATGAGCGAGAACTCCGACGCGGTGGTGGCCATCGTCTCAGAGGAGACCGGCTCCATCTCCGTGGCGGTCAACGGGATGCTCAAGCGGCATTTGGCGCCCGAGACGCTGGAGCGCCTGATGGAAAACGAGCTGATGCCCGAGCAGGAACCGGCCAAGCCCTCGGTACTGGCCAATCTATTCAAGTCGAAAAAAGGTGAAAGTGACGATGGGGAAACGAATCACTGACAGCAAGGCCTTTAATATCGTCCTCGCCATCCTCATCGCCATCGGGCTGTGGTTTTATGTGACGGTCGAGGTAAACTCCACTACCAGCGCGACCATCTACAATGTCCCGGTGACCATCGTCAACGAGGACGTCCTGACCAGCCGCGGCCTGATGATCGCACCCTCTTCCGAGCTGGCCGTCGATCTGAAAGTATACGGCAACCGGAACGCCATCAGCCGTATCAAAAGCGACAAGGACAGCATCACCGTTTCAGTAGATGTGGCGGACGTCCAATCGGCGGGGGAGAAGGAATTCCAGTGTAAGGTGACCGTGCCCTACACGGCCACCGGCGGCTCCGTCGCAGTCCAGGACCAGGAGAGCTACACCGTCCAGCTCCTGATCGAACGGATGATGAACAAACAGGTGGAGGTCAGGGGCAACTTTACCGGCACGGTGGCGGAGGGCTTCCGCGTCGGGGACTTCATCATCACCCCATCCACCGTGGAGATCAAGGGTCCGGAAGAGCTGATCAAGAATGTGGATCACGCCCAAGTCACCGTTTCCCGCCAGGACCTGTCTGAAACCTATACCGGCGAGCTGAGCATTACCTTCATTGATGCCGAGGGCAGCGAGGTGGACGGCTCCGATATCGTCACAGACGCGGAGTCGGCCAGCGTGGTTCTGCCCGTCTATATGACCCTGGACCTGCCTCTGGACGTTCGATTTGTCTATGGAGGCGGCGTCACGGCGGACAACTTCAACGACGTGGTGAGCTACGAGCTCTCCCCGGACAGCATTTCCATCTCCGGCGCGGCCGAGGACATCCAGCCCCTGGAGGGCAGCACCAAGATTGTGGGCGAGATTGATCTGTCTGAGTTGAAGGACACCTATGAGTTCAACCTGGTCCTGGACCCGGCGCTGACCAACGACAGCGGTATGACCAAGGTCACCGTCAAGGTGAAGGTCAGCGGACTGGAGACCCGGACGCTGGAGACCAACGACATCGAGATCATCAATAAGCCTGCGGGCGTGGATGTGGAAAAGGTCACCCAGTCCCTACAGGTACAGGTGCGCGGCCCGGCGGAGCTGCTGGATTCGGTGGAGGCCTATCAGCTCCGGGTGGTGGCAGACCTTCAGGACGCCGCACAGATGCCCGGGCAGTTCAATCAAAAAGTCAAGATCTATCTGGACGGCGACGGCAAGTGCGGCGTCGTTGGCGAGTATTCCATCGTCATCAAGGTGACGGCGGCATCGTAGGAGGCACCATGACACAAGTAGCGCAAGTAAAAGAAATTTATTCCAACGGACAGGCCAGGGTGGCGGTGGTTCGGAAAGGGGCTTGCAGCCACGACTGCTCCAAGTGCGGCGGCTGCACCCCCACGGCGGCTCTTCCCACCGTGATGGCCGATGCGGATAACCGGGTGGGCGCCCATGTGGGGGACACCGTACTGGTAGAAAGCGACAGCGCCCCGGTCATTGGCCTGGCGGCGATCATGTACCTGCTGCCCATGGTCCTGCTGGTGCTCGGTTATGTAATGGGGCAGCTCCTGCACCTGTCCGAACTGGGCTCCATCGGCACGGCCGCCCTGGCCTTTGCTCTGAGCGTCGGCATCCTCATTCTGGTGGACCGGCGCCTCAAGCGCAGCCGGTCTATGACCTTCCGCATCATTCAGATCAAAGGGGCCTGATGTTCGGATATGTACGCCCGCGGAAGGATGAGTTGAAGGTCCGCGACTGGGAGGCCTATCAGGCGGTCTACTGCGGCCTGTGCCACACCCTGGGGCGGCGGTACGGGCTCCTTCCCCGGATGTTCCTCAATTATGATTTTGTATTCCTGGTGATGGTGCTGGACGGCGGGAAAGCACCACCGGTCATCCACAGACGACGGTGTATGGCCTGTCCGCTCCGGGGCAAGCCGTCCTGCCAGGGCGGACAGGCGCTGGAACGCGCGGCGGACGAGAGCGTTATCCTGACCTATTGGAAGCTGCGGGACAGCGTGGCGGACCGCTCTTTTTGGAAGGGAATTTTCGCACGGCTCCTGTCGCTGCTGCTCCGCCCGTCCTATCGGAAGGCCGCCGCCCGGGTCCCGGACTTTGACCGACAGGTGGTGGCCTGCTTGGAGGAGCTTCAGGCGCTGGAGCGGGCGGGCTCACCGTCCCTGGACCGGACGGCGGACACCTTTGCACGCATCCTGCAGGGCGCGGCCCCGGCGGCTGGGCCGCCGGACCGGGACCGGGCGGTGGCGCAGATGCTCTACCATGTGGGCCGCTGGATCTACCTGACGGACGCCTGGGACGATCTGCAGGAGGATCGGGAGAGCGGAGCCTACAATCCAGCGGCGGCCCGCTGGCCCGATGGGCCGGAGAACCACGGAGACGAGCTGCGGACCACGCTGCGGCACTCGCTGAATTTGGCTGCCTCGGCATACAGCCTGGCGGACTTTGGATGTTGGAGCGATATATTGGCAAATATCCTGTATCTGGGCCTCCCCATGGTGGAGGAGGCGGTCTTTACCGGACGTTGGAGACGTCTGAAGAATCGATTAGGTGGGAGACACGAGACATGAACGATCCATACAGCGTGTTGGGCGTCAGCTCGAATGCCAGTGACGAAGAGATTAAGCGCGCTTACCGGGAGCTGGCCCGGAAGTACCATCCCGATAACTACCAGAACAATCCCCTGGCTGATCTGGCGGAAGAGAAGATGAAGGAGATCAATGAGGCGTACGACGCCATCACCAAGATGCGCAGCGGCGGCTCGGCCGGAGCATATCAAACTCAGGGCTCCTATCAGGGCGGATACCAGCAGCAGAGCGCCTCCTATTCCGGCGGCAGCGTGTACGCCAGAGTCCGCCAGGCCATCAATCTGGGCAATCTGGGGCAGGCGGAACAGCTCTTGAACACAGTGACCCGCCAAGACGGCGAGTGGCATTTCCTGATGGGGAGCATCGCCTATCGGAAGGGCTGGCTGGACGAGGCCATGCAGCAATTTCAAATCGCCTGCAACATGGAACCGGGCAACCCGGAGTACCGCCAGGCATACAACATGATGCAGCAGGGGGGACAGGCCTACCGGCCCGCCGGCTACGGCATGGGAATGGATAGCTGCGACTGCTGCACCACCATGCTGTGTATGAACTGCCTGTGCGGCGGCTGTGGGCACTGACATGAGGGGGAGCCGTGGCGTATACCGGGTGGCGCTGACCGCCGTTCTGGCCGCTGTGTCCCTGATTCTGCTCTATCTGTCCGCGCTCCTGCCCACGGGACGGATGGGTATTGTGGCTCTGGCAGGACTGACCCCGGCGGCGGCTGTGGTGTCCAGCGGGGTGGGCGCCGGAGTGCTGTGTTATGCGGGCACGGGTATTTTGGCCCTGATCCTGCTGCCGGACAAGGGCGGCGCTTTGCTGTACCTGCTCTTTTTCGGACTCTATCCCATCGTCAAGTATGCCGTTGAGCGCCTGCGTAGACTGCCGCTGGAGCTGCTTTTGAAGCTGGTCTTTTTCAACGGAGTGCTCACCGTTTTTTGGTTTGGCCTGCGGGCCGTCCTGCTCTCAGCGCTGCCGGCGGCGGGTCAGGCCCTGTGGCTGGTTTACGCGGGCGGAAATGTGGTGTTTCTGCTCTATGATTTTGGGTTTTCACAGGTCATCTCCTTCTACGGCCGGCGGATCGACCGGGTCCTGCGGAAGGGACGCTTATAACATACGATGGAAGAAAGAGAAAGGGGGGACCGCATATGGTCAAAAGTATGACCGGTTATGGCAGAGGAGAGGCGGTCCTGCATGAGCGCACCATCACGGTGGAGGTTCGCTCGGTCAATAACCGCTATCTGGACTGCTCCATTAAAATGCCCCGGCTGTATGTCTTTGCCGAGGACGCCATCAAGACCCGGGTCCAGACCAGCATCTCCCGTGGCAAGGTAGACGTATTCGTCAGCATCGACAGCTCCAAGGCGGACAGCGTTTCCGTCTCGGTGAATCGTCCGGTGGCAGACGGCTACTATGCGGCGCTGACGGAGCTGCGCGACGCCTACGGCCTGCGGGACGATCTCTCGGTATCCCTGCTGTCCCGGTTCCAGGACGTGCTCCTGGTGGAAAAGGCGCAGGAGGACGTGGAGACCGTGGCGGCGGATATCTGTCAGGTGCTGGATCTGGCCCTGGCCGACTTCAGCGCCATGCGGGAGCGTGAGGGGCAGAAGCTGCGGGAGGATATCCTCTCCCGGGCAGAGACCATTGGCCGCCTCACCTCCTTCGTGGAGGAGCAGTCGCCCAA
Protein-coding regions in this window:
- a CDS encoding aminotransferase class V-fold PLP-dependent enzyme, translating into MIYLDAAATTLQKPTAVASASAYAVNHMATPGRGGHQPAMLAAETAFACRQAAAELFHVGEPDNVVLTFNATHGLNIAIQSLVKPGDTVLISGYEHNAVTRPLAAIPNVKVKVAASPLFQPETILYQFQRLLTPEVSAVVCNHVSNVFGYVLPVAEISALCARRGVPLILDASQSAGCLPVHLDELGAAFIAMPGHKGLYGPQGTGLLLCNHETAPILRGGTGSVSIRQDMPDFLPDRLEAGTQNIAGVAGLLEGLRFVRSQGEEKILDHERRLAARAAEQLSALPGVRVYAARGLFCQSGVLSFQMEGMDCEEVGETLGGMGIAVRAGLHCAPLAHRSAGTLKAGTVRASFSAFNHGKEADQLAAAVARLGK
- the cdaA gene encoding diadenylate cyclase CdaA, which codes for MDTFFAAAGQLFVNIRNQIQMITISDIIDIAIIAYIAYRMLLLVRHSRGAQVAKAIVLLLAALVLSNAFRLNVVNFILSKTVELGLLALVVVFQPEIRRFLEQVGSSRLGDMFSKEEIPSEIEDAIGQTVAAYTALSRDKVGALMVFERKTPLDDIIKTGTVLDCSVSSELLKNLFWNKAPLHDGAVIVRNGRIVGAGCVLPLSGNTNLSKDLGMRHRAGIGMSENSDAVVAIVSEETGSISVAVNGMLKRHLAPETLERLMENELMPEQEPAKPSVLANLFKSKKGESDDGETNH
- a CDS encoding CdaR family protein encodes the protein MGKRITDSKAFNIVLAILIAIGLWFYVTVEVNSTTSATIYNVPVTIVNEDVLTSRGLMIAPSSELAVDLKVYGNRNAISRIKSDKDSITVSVDVADVQSAGEKEFQCKVTVPYTATGGSVAVQDQESYTVQLLIERMMNKQVEVRGNFTGTVAEGFRVGDFIITPSTVEIKGPEELIKNVDHAQVTVSRQDLSETYTGELSITFIDAEGSEVDGSDIVTDAESASVVLPVYMTLDLPLDVRFVYGGGVTADNFNDVVSYELSPDSISISGAAEDIQPLEGSTKIVGEIDLSELKDTYEFNLVLDPALTNDSGMTKVTVKVKVSGLETRTLETNDIEIINKPAGVDVEKVTQSLQVQVRGPAELLDSVEAYQLRVVADLQDAAQMPGQFNQKVKIYLDGDGKCGVVGEYSIVIKVTAAS
- a CDS encoding SoxR reducing system RseC family protein encodes the protein MTQVAQVKEIYSNGQARVAVVRKGACSHDCSKCGGCTPTAALPTVMADADNRVGAHVGDTVLVESDSAPVIGLAAIMYLLPMVLLVLGYVMGQLLHLSELGSIGTAALAFALSVGILILVDRRLKRSRSMTFRIIQIKGA
- a CDS encoding DUF5685 family protein; this translates as MFGYVRPRKDELKVRDWEAYQAVYCGLCHTLGRRYGLLPRMFLNYDFVFLVMVLDGGKAPPVIHRRRCMACPLRGKPSCQGGQALERAADESVILTYWKLRDSVADRSFWKGIFARLLSLLLRPSYRKAAARVPDFDRQVVACLEELQALERAGSPSLDRTADTFARILQGAAPAAGPPDRDRAVAQMLYHVGRWIYLTDAWDDLQEDRESGAYNPAAARWPDGPENHGDELRTTLRHSLNLAASAYSLADFGCWSDILANILYLGLPMVEEAVFTGRWRRLKNRLGGRHET
- a CDS encoding J domain-containing protein, with the translated sequence MNDPYSVLGVSSNASDEEIKRAYRELARKYHPDNYQNNPLADLAEEKMKEINEAYDAITKMRSGGSAGAYQTQGSYQGGYQQQSASYSGGSVYARVRQAINLGNLGQAEQLLNTVTRQDGEWHFLMGSIAYRKGWLDEAMQQFQIACNMEPGNPEYRQAYNMMQQGGQAYRPAGYGMGMDSCDCCTTMLCMNCLCGGCGH
- a CDS encoding YicC/YloC family endoribonuclease; its protein translation is MVKSMTGYGRGEAVLHERTITVEVRSVNNRYLDCSIKMPRLYVFAEDAIKTRVQTSISRGKVDVFVSIDSSKADSVSVSVNRPVADGYYAALTELRDAYGLRDDLSVSLLSRFQDVLLVEKAQEDVETVAADICQVLDLALADFSAMREREGQKLREDILSRAETIGRLTSFVEEQSPKTVSEYRARLEAKMRDVLQNTQIDESRILTEAAIFADKVAVDEETVRLRSHLSQLREMLELDVPVGRKLDFLIQEFNREANTIGSKCNDIETSKKVIDIKAEIEKIREQIQNLE